In the Rubripirellula tenax genome, one interval contains:
- a CDS encoding DUF1559 family PulG-like putative transporter, with protein sequence MQNTSSRRGFTLVELLVVIAIIGVLVGLLLPAVQAAREAARRMSCSNNFKQLGLAVHNYHSAYKKISDFQGGTYNYGSSAVPPTANTDNNLSHLPGLMPFMEQQALWEQISNPWLVPTTAPNPGTIQAMGPDPNLSLTNHSNIENYDPWLTNVPTLRCPSDPGVGLPAQGRTNYAACLGDSYIFHNGWDAIGGNGVPWRNGDGRRTPQLEGQSRGFYVPRIKGRSFSEVTDGLANTICMGEIPTGLGDSDTRTQAGISGGNNHSGNNRLDIRACAGWIDPLRPQFWDPTVTSRSNPGETERGYKWASGRAWYSGGYTIFPPNSHACAGRNETTTVNAPFGSRHQGGCHVLMGDGAVKFITDSIESGASGAAGQHVISYGNTDDFGSASFFGLWGALGTRNGNEVIDEEI encoded by the coding sequence ATGCAAAACACAAGTTCTAGAAGAGGCTTCACGCTTGTGGAGCTTCTGGTCGTGATCGCCATCATTGGGGTGCTGGTCGGCCTGCTACTGCCGGCGGTTCAGGCCGCTCGCGAAGCTGCTCGCCGTATGAGCTGCAGCAACAACTTCAAGCAACTCGGCTTGGCAGTCCACAATTACCACAGCGCGTACAAAAAGATTTCAGACTTCCAGGGTGGAACGTACAATTACGGTTCGTCTGCAGTCCCGCCAACGGCAAACACCGACAACAACCTGAGCCACTTGCCCGGCCTGATGCCGTTCATGGAGCAACAGGCACTTTGGGAGCAGATTTCAAACCCTTGGCTGGTTCCTACAACCGCGCCAAACCCAGGCACCATTCAAGCAATGGGCCCTGATCCGAACTTAAGTCTGACGAATCACTCCAACATTGAAAATTACGATCCTTGGTTGACGAACGTTCCGACGTTGCGTTGTCCAAGCGATCCTGGTGTTGGCTTGCCCGCTCAAGGGCGAACAAACTATGCCGCTTGTCTTGGCGATTCCTACATCTTCCACAACGGTTGGGATGCCATCGGCGGTAACGGAGTTCCATGGCGGAATGGCGACGGCCGACGCACACCACAACTGGAAGGCCAGTCACGTGGCTTCTATGTCCCCCGAATCAAGGGCCGGTCATTCAGTGAAGTCACCGACGGCTTGGCAAACACGATTTGCATGGGCGAAATCCCCACCGGACTTGGCGACAGCGACACTCGCACACAAGCGGGCATTTCAGGCGGCAACAACCACTCTGGCAATAACAGGCTCGACATTCGGGCATGTGCTGGTTGGATTGATCCGCTGCGACCCCAGTTCTGGGACCCGACCGTCACTTCGCGTTCTAACCCCGGCGAAACCGAACGCGGTTATAAGTGGGCCTCGGGTCGTGCCTGGTATTCGGGTGGCTACACCATTTTCCCGCCCAACAGCCATGCCTGTGCTGGCCGAAACGAAACCACCACGGTCAACGCTCCTTTCGGAAGTCGCCACCAGGGCGGTTGTCACGTGCTGATGGGTGACGGAGCCGTCAAGTTCATCACCGACTCCATCGAGTCGGGCGCCTCGGGTGCCGCGGGCCAACATGTGATCAGTTACGGGAACACAGACGACTTCGGTTCGGCAAGCTTCTTCGGTCTGTGGGGTGCCCTCGGTACCCGCAACGGAAATGAAGTCATCGACGAAGAGATCTAG